A window of Sulfurimonas gotlandica GD1 contains these coding sequences:
- a CDS encoding alpha/beta hydrolase, with the protein MIYIAFLFFTFLILAFAIYHWQHFIVFSPTHFREEEIGSCCEILSITTEDGVELEGVAYEPSKAKSTIIFFGGREHDSVGLINRLSSKFKDSRIVTFNYRSYGRSEGTISEQNMLGDALKIAQIVQKNYGDFYILGFSMGASVAAFVASKHKPLGVFLTGAFDSTTSLAKARYGVVVSWILRYKFDNIKFVKSIEAPVYMFSSKSDEVVYIKNARILKNSIKNLALYREFDSLSHKELLWCNEVIDEINGVIS; encoded by the coding sequence ATGATTTATATTGCTTTTTTATTTTTTACATTTTTGATACTGGCTTTTGCTATTTACCATTGGCAGCATTTTATAGTTTTTTCTCCAACACATTTTCGTGAAGAGGAGATTGGCAGTTGTTGTGAGATACTTAGCATCACGACAGAAGATGGAGTAGAGCTTGAGGGTGTGGCCTATGAACCTTCAAAAGCAAAGAGTACAATTATTTTTTTTGGTGGTAGAGAACATGATAGTGTAGGTCTTATAAATAGACTATCTTCTAAGTTTAAAGATAGCAGGATAGTAACCTTTAATTATCGCTCTTATGGAAGAAGTGAAGGCACAATAAGTGAGCAGAATATGCTTGGGGATGCTTTAAAAATAGCACAAATAGTTCAGAAAAACTATGGTGACTTTTATATTTTAGGTTTTTCTATGGGGGCAAGTGTAGCTGCGTTTGTAGCAAGTAAGCATAAACCATTAGGAGTATTCTTAACTGGCGCTTTTGATTCAACAACCTCTTTAGCAAAAGCAAGATATGGGGTAGTGGTTTCGTGGATACTAAGGTATAAATTTGATAATATAAAATTTGTAAAAAGTATAGAAGCACCGGTATATATGTTTTCAAGTAAAAGTGATGAAGTAGTATATATTAAAAATGCTAGAATATTAAAAAACAGTATAAAAAATCTGGCTCTTTATAGAGAGTTTGATAGTTTAAGTCATAAAGAGTTACTTTGGTGTAATGAAGTGATAGATGAAATAAATGGAGTGATATCATAA